A stretch of DNA from Campylobacter gracilis:
GTAAGCATCCACCACATAAACGCCGTAAGAGCCGCGACACAGATCATAACAAATGCGCCTACTATCGTGTATGAAGTTCTATTTTCCAATCTTTTCTCCTAATTTCAGAGCGTAAAATTTAAGCCCCGCGATATGCCTTAAAATAGCCATTTAGGCTTAAATTTTAAAACTTAGCACTTTCTCAAATAGCCGCAAAATTTGCAGAATCATCTGAGTTTAAATTTTAAAGCTTAGCGTGCATTTTGAAATTTCAAAATATCGCCGCGCTGTATTTTAGCGTAAATTTTACCGCTCCGGTTTAATTTAGCGCCGCTTACTCGCTAAAATTTTAAAGATTTACGTACTATCCAATAAATGCGCCCTTAAACGCGACCCGCCTAAATTTTAAAATTTCGATTGAGCCGCTAAAGTCTAAATTTTAAAATTTAAGCCCTGCGGAGCCTGGAATTCCTCGCTAGGTTTAAAATTTTCCCGCCGCTATTTTAAAATTTTAGCTTGCACCTATCTAAATTTTACCCGATTTTACCCATCGCGACATGTATTTCGACTAAATAAATTTCAAAGCTCAATCCTTTTGCCTCATCTTAAATAGCTCTTCAAGCGGGTTATTCTCTAGGCTTGAAATCTCCTCGATGCTTCCTTCAAAAGCGATTTTTTGATTATCCACGATCAAAAACCGATCCAAAATGTCAAAGATACTATCTACATCGTGCGTCACCATCACGACCGTGACGCCAAGGCTGTCTCTAAGCTCGCAAACAAGCCTATCAAGGGCTCTGGCGCTGAGCGGATCAAGTCCTGAGTTTGGCTCGTCCAAAAATAAAATTTCAGGGCTAAGTGCTAGCGCGCGAGCCAGCGCTACGCGCTTTTTCATACCGCCGCTAAGCTCGTTTGGGCTAAGCGCGGCAGCCTCTTTTTTAAGTCCCACCTTTTGGATCCAAAACATCGATAGCTCATCTATCTCGCGCTCGCTAAATTTAGAATATTCGCGCAGCAGTACGCCTACATTTTCGAGCACGCTCATCGAGCTGTAAAGCGCGCCAAACTGAAACATCACGCCGCATTTTAGGCGGATCTCGTTTTGCTCCGCCTCGCTCGCGCGCCAAATATCGCGCCCGAAAATTTTAATCTCTCCGCTTTGCGGTCGCTTTAAAAATATGAGGGTTTTCATTAATGTCGTTTTGCCGCTGCCGCTGCCACCTAAAAAGCCGTAAATTTCGCCCCTTTTGATGCTAAAGCTTACACGATCGTGCATAATGCGCGATCCGTACGCAGTAGTAACATCGCGCGCGACTATGATTTTGGAGGTCCCACTAGATTGCATTTGCTCGCTCATAGTCCGATTTCCGAAAACAAAACCGCAAATACCGCGTCGATCGCAATGACCCAAAATATCGCATTTACGACGCTAATGGTAGTGTATTCGCCGATGCTTTGAGTATTTCCTTTGACCTCGAAACCCCGCATGCAGCCGATGATAGCGATGAATGCCCCGAAAAACGGCGCTTTAATCATACCTACTAAAAAATGCCTAAGCTCTACAGAAGCCTTAAATCTATCCAAATAATCGCTAAAGGCTATGTCTAAATACGCGTCACACACGATCATCTGAGCAAAAATACTTACCGAATCTGCGATAAAAATGACTAGTGGCATGATTAGTACCATCGCGATAATGCGCGGCATCGCAAGAAAATAAAACGGATCAAAGCCCATAGTCCTCATCGCATCGATCTCTTCGGTGATCTTCATCACGCCGATCTGCGCCGTAAAGCTCGAAGCCGAGCGACCCGCGATAACGATAGCAGCGATTAGAGGCGCTACTTCACGGAGGGTCAAAGCGCCCATTATATCGATGATATAGATGCTGGCACCAAATTTAGAAAGCATATCCGAGCCTATGTAAGCAAGCACGATACCGATCAAAAATGCTGTCAATGAGACGATGAAAAGCGCGTCTATTCCGCTATCTTTGATGAAATTTACGGTTTCTTTGAAGCGGAATTTCATCGGATGAATTATAAAAGCCGCGAGTTTGGAAAAAAACTCGCCTAAAAAGCTTGCAAGGCTTAGCAAGCCTAAAATTCCAAGATGACAATAAAGTCCGATCTGCGCTAAAAAATTTAGCCTGCGAGATTCAGGCACGTAGCTAAAATCGATCGTTTTATCATCCATAAAGCTTAGAATTTTGGCGGCTTTGCAGCTATCCTCCACAAGGCTAACCCGCTTGCCGGCAAGGGCGTTTTTGATCATCAGCGCCATGAAATAGTCTAAATTTGAAATTTCGCTTAAGCTTAGCTCCAGCTCGTTTAGATTTTTTACCGCTTTTTTTAGCGCAAGTAGCTGGGAGCGCGAGCTTTTATAGTTCCACTGCCCGCGTAGCGATAAGGTGTTTTTCCCGCCCGAGCTTTCGAGCGAAAAGGCTAAATTCCGCAAAAATTTCTCTCCAAAATCAAAAAATAGGGGAAATTATAATATAATCAACCTTGGCATTTTATAAAATTTAATGGAGATTTATGCTCAGAGGCTTTTTTACAAATAGCGCAGGCACGCTGGTTTCGCGAGTTTTGGGTTTCGTGCGCGACCTGCTTACCGCATCGGTTTTGGGCGCGGGGATTTATAGCGATCTATTTTTCGTAGCGTTTAAACTGCCCAATCTTTTCCGCAGACTATTCGGCGAGGGAGCCTTTACGCAGGCGTTTTTGCCTAGCTTCACCGCCGCGCGTAAAAAAGGAATTTTTGCCGCAGCGGTGCTTATTAAATTTAGCATTTTCATCGCGCTTTTAACGGCGCTCGTGCTGCTTGCCGCGCCCGTTTTTACTAAAGTTTTGGCATACGGATTTAGCGCCGAACAGATCGGTCTTGCGGTGCCCTACGTGCGGATAAATTTTTTCTACCTTACGTTTATCTTCGTCGTTACGCTCTTTGCTTCGCTACTTCAGTATCGCGACCACTTCGCTACGACGGCGTTTTCGACCGCGCTTTTAAATTTATCGATGATCGCGGCGCTTCTGCTAGCTCGCGGCAAAGACGGCGCTACAGCGGTACTCTATCTTAGCTTCGGCGTCGTAGCGGGCGGGCTTTTACAGCTTGCGGTGCACGTTTATGCGCTGAAGTTCACCGGTATGTTGCGCGTCTTAACAGGCGGCTTTGCGCGGCTTGCGCGAGGCGATAAAGCACAAACGCAGGGCTTTTATAAAAATTTTTTCGCGGGCGTGCTCGGTGCGTCTGCGCTTCAGCTAAGCTCGTTTATAGATACCTTTTTTGCGAGCTTCCTTGCTAGCGGCAGTATCAGCTATCTTTACTACGCCAACCGCATATTTCAGCTGCCACTCGCGCTTTTTGCGATCGCGCTTAGCACGGCAATCTTTCCGCGAATGAGCAAATTCGTAAAAGCTCACGACGACGCGCAGGCTCTGGCGCTCGTGGAGCGCGGATTTTACTTCCTTTTAGCGCTGCTCGGGCTCTCTGCGATAGGCGGCGTGATGCTGCGAAACGAGATCACGCAGCTGCTATTTGAGCGCGGAGAATTTACCCGCCAAAATTCTATCGAATGCGCCGCGGTTCTCGGTGCGTATATGGTAGGGCTCGTGCCATTTGGGCTGTCTAGGATTTTTTCGCACTGGCTGTATGCGAATATGAAACAGAAGCTAAGCGCGAAAATTTCGATCTGGTGCGTCTTTATAAACGTTGCTTTGTGCGCGCTGTTTTTTAAACCCTTCGGTGCGGTGGGGCTTGCGTTTGCAAGTACGATAACGGGGGCGTTTCTGCTCGGCTTTAACCTCTATTTTTTTGGATTTAATAACTTTTTGGCTATAATCCGCGCAAAAAAAATTATTGCGATCGCGGCGCTTTGTGCGGGCGAAGCGGCGATTTTATACATTTTAAAAGGCTTGTATTATGGTAATTTATGATAGTTTAAGCAAAAAGAAGCTCCCGTTTAAGCCCATTAGCGACGGGTTAGTGCGCATTTACGCCTGCGGTCCGACCGTCTATGACGACGCGCATTTAGGGCACGCAAAAAGCGCCGTGAGCTTCGATTTGCTGCGCCGCGTGCTGCAAGCGGAGGGCTATGAGGTTAAATTTGCGCGAAATTTCACCGACATTGACGATAAAATTTTAAAAAAGATGGAGCAGAGCGGCAAGAGCCTCGAGGAGATTACGGAGTTTTACACCCGCAGATATTTGCAGGATATGAGCGCGCTAAACGTCGCGGACGCGAGTATTTCGCCCAAGGCGACCGAAAATATCGCCGCGATCTGCGAGCTCATATCCTCGCTTCTTCAAAAAGGCTTTGCCTACGAGATCGCCGGTGACGGTATCTACTTCGACACGCGCAAGGACGGGGATTATCTAAGCCTTAGCGGCAAAAAAGAGGGTGCCGGCAAAAACATCGCCCGCGTCGCCTCAAACGATGCCAAGCACGACGAAAAGGACTTCGTGCTGTGGAAATTTGACGAGAATTGGTTTGATAGCCCATTCGGCAAAGGGCGCCCGGGCTGGCACAGCGAGTGCGTCGCGATGATTTTGGCGCACCTTGATAGCGGCGATCCGCAATTTTGCATAGACATTCACGCAGGCGGTGCCGATCTGCTCTTCCCTCATCACGAAAACGAAGCCGCGCAGTGCCGCTGCGCCCGCCATAGAGCGCTAAGCAAATACTGGCTTCACAACGGCTTCGTGCAGGTAAATAACGAAAAGATGAGCAAGAGCCTGGGCAACTCGTTTTTTGTAGGAGACGCCCTAAAAATCGCACCTGGCGAGGCGTTGAGATTTTATCTTTTAAGCTCGCATTACAGGGCAAATTTTAATTATTCGGTGACCGATCTGCTTGCGAGCAAAAAGAGGCTAGATAAAATTTACCGCCTTAAAAAGCGCGTCCGTGACATTTTAACTCCCGTTGCGGGGCAAAATTCTGCGCCCAAACTGCCTGCTGCGGAGGTTAAATTTAGATCGGAGATGATGGAGTTTTTAAGCGATGATCTCAACACCTCAGGCGCACTTGCGGTGCTTGATAGCTTCGTAGCAAGCGCGAACGAAGCGCTCGATCGCGCGCCAAAAGACAAGGCGCTAAAAGCCCGTATCGCTGCGAATTTGGAGTTTGCGAAGCAGACGCTCGGAATTTTATATGAGGATGAGACCGAATACTTTCGCTTCGGCGTGAGCGAGCAGCAAAGAGCGCAGATCGAGGAACTGATAAAACAGCGCGCGCAGGCGAAGGCGGAAAAGGACTTTGCAAGCGCGGATGCCATCAGAGCGCGCCTTACGGATATGAAGATCGAAGTGATGGATACGACTAGCGGCACCGTTTGGGAGGTCGCAGCGGAGTAAAACGTAAAATTTAACGCAAAATTTTGCGTTAAATTTTATGATTTTTACGATGCGAAGCGTAAATCCGAACGCTAATCCGCGCGAAAATTTCAGTGCGATTTTTATCTGAAGCATTGCTATGCCGCGGCGCGATTTTATTTATTGATACGGTGCAGGAGCGATGTATGGCGTGACACGGCGACAGAGGCGCGAGGCGGATAGCGATTTTCATTCGTCGGCGCAGCTGATACGGCGGCGCGATATAGCGCGGTACAGCGGTAGCACCACGGCTCGTCTGTGCGTAAATTTCAATGCGATTTTTAGATAATTGGCGATGCAGCATAGTGAAAGCAGCACTGCGGCGCGCCTTGTGCATAAATTTTAACGCAACTAAGTGCAGTGGAATATGCTGCAGCGACGCGCAAATTTCGGCGCGATTTTTATTCGGCGATATTGTACGCGGGTGCGCGCAGCGACGAAAGTCACGATTTCATTCGGTAACGCTGTTGATATAGTGGCTAATGCGCAAGGCAGGCCGCGATTTTATAGGTAGTGCGGTGGTACGAAAGAGCAATGCAGCGCGGCGATGCGAAGCCGCGATACAACGCGGTGTAATTACGATACGGCGCTTTGTAGCGTTTTTATGGCGCCTCAAAGCATTTAACGCTTATAGCGTGCGAAAGTGTTT
This window harbors:
- the cysS gene encoding cysteine--tRNA ligase: MVIYDSLSKKKLPFKPISDGLVRIYACGPTVYDDAHLGHAKSAVSFDLLRRVLQAEGYEVKFARNFTDIDDKILKKMEQSGKSLEEITEFYTRRYLQDMSALNVADASISPKATENIAAICELISSLLQKGFAYEIAGDGIYFDTRKDGDYLSLSGKKEGAGKNIARVASNDAKHDEKDFVLWKFDENWFDSPFGKGRPGWHSECVAMILAHLDSGDPQFCIDIHAGGADLLFPHHENEAAQCRCARHRALSKYWLHNGFVQVNNEKMSKSLGNSFFVGDALKIAPGEALRFYLLSSHYRANFNYSVTDLLASKKRLDKIYRLKKRVRDILTPVAGQNSAPKLPAAEVKFRSEMMEFLSDDLNTSGALAVLDSFVASANEALDRAPKDKALKARIAANLEFAKQTLGILYEDETEYFRFGVSEQQRAQIEELIKQRAQAKAEKDFASADAIRARLTDMKIEVMDTTSGTVWEVAAE
- a CDS encoding ABC transporter ATP-binding protein: MQSSGTSKIIVARDVTTAYGSRIMHDRVSFSIKRGEIYGFLGGSGSGKTTLMKTLIFLKRPQSGEIKIFGRDIWRASEAEQNEIRLKCGVMFQFGALYSSMSVLENVGVLLREYSKFSEREIDELSMFWIQKVGLKKEAAALSPNELSGGMKKRVALARALALSPEILFLDEPNSGLDPLSARALDRLVCELRDSLGVTVVMVTHDVDSIFDILDRFLIVDNQKIAFEGSIEEISSLENNPLEELFKMRQKD
- the murJ gene encoding murein biosynthesis integral membrane protein MurJ: MLRGFFTNSAGTLVSRVLGFVRDLLTASVLGAGIYSDLFFVAFKLPNLFRRLFGEGAFTQAFLPSFTAARKKGIFAAAVLIKFSIFIALLTALVLLAAPVFTKVLAYGFSAEQIGLAVPYVRINFFYLTFIFVVTLFASLLQYRDHFATTAFSTALLNLSMIAALLLARGKDGATAVLYLSFGVVAGGLLQLAVHVYALKFTGMLRVLTGGFARLARGDKAQTQGFYKNFFAGVLGASALQLSSFIDTFFASFLASGSISYLYYANRIFQLPLALFAIALSTAIFPRMSKFVKAHDDAQALALVERGFYFLLALLGLSAIGGVMLRNEITQLLFERGEFTRQNSIECAAVLGAYMVGLVPFGLSRIFSHWLYANMKQKLSAKISIWCVFINVALCALFFKPFGAVGLAFASTITGAFLLGFNLYFFGFNNFLAIIRAKKIIAIAALCAGEAAILYILKGLYYGNL
- a CDS encoding MlaE family ABC transporter permease — protein: MRNLAFSLESSGGKNTLSLRGQWNYKSSRSQLLALKKAVKNLNELELSLSEISNLDYFMALMIKNALAGKRVSLVEDSCKAAKILSFMDDKTIDFSYVPESRRLNFLAQIGLYCHLGILGLLSLASFLGEFFSKLAAFIIHPMKFRFKETVNFIKDSGIDALFIVSLTAFLIGIVLAYIGSDMLSKFGASIYIIDIMGALTLREVAPLIAAIVIAGRSASSFTAQIGVMKITEEIDAMRTMGFDPFYFLAMPRIIAMVLIMPLVIFIADSVSIFAQMIVCDAYLDIAFSDYLDRFKASVELRHFLVGMIKAPFFGAFIAIIGCMRGFEVKGNTQSIGEYTTISVVNAIFWVIAIDAVFAVLFSEIGL